In the genome of Arctopsyche grandis isolate Sample6627 chromosome 13, ASM5162203v2, whole genome shotgun sequence, the window TGAAAAGGGTAAACAAAGGACAATGGACACGGAAAACACAAAATGGACGCTGGCGACCAAAAATCACAgcaacaacagaaaaatgctaattacgaccaacctgGCTTAGACGACGTTGACAGACCAGCTCTGGAAGAAATCCGGCTCTTTCGAAGGAccaaatgtacagactccagggatgttcaactcgagagcaccccggaagtcggtttcttagaagctcgtggtaagcgtgggcgggactggtctcctccaagggatctacaggtcgtcgtctgcggtctggtctctgctgctgtcggctcggctcgatgtatatctctctctctctcgtacagtgtgcgtaagtgagggtgatacgggacaaaggcgggaaagtgaatagtaatgaaaacaggttataattctgtttgtatggtgactgtattttatatatatatgtatatacagagatcaagcaggggggacagaaaaggggggggggggagtccgacttgaaattagcgcgcacgtgttcaagaggttatggtaacctcactcaaccacgtggctccgtgatctgacttcgacgaagagagaccaggaattcctcacttctcaccggacgtatactgaagctgtacttccagtatcgtctgccgatcaaggctgagctgatcgggactcggtggtgggaaccaactcggtagcgaacagagatgttcactcgaccgacgcggaaaacgaataggaggcgTGGACGCGCGCTctgcgccgatctccctccaaaacggctcctttggtcgtaacgccacgaaagctgaccatgaagacttggtcggaacacgATGCTTGAAACTGTTGCTCCTAGACTGTGaagttggagttggagtcgtGGAGTCATGGTTTTATGAGAGGAGTCGGAGTCGCTAAAAATTGAGTGTTCATTATTTTACGCAAACATTTTAATGATTTCACAATAAGAGATTGTGATGTCCATAACTACAATACTAAATAAGAATAATTTGATTGTAATTagggtaaaaaaataaatacgaaaaaaatctaCAAGGGTGCAAATTTATAATTCCCTGCATAGATGCATCAGAGGTTTTAAGACcaataatgcatttttttcggggtgaaaaagaaaacatatgTGAATGGTAAATTGTGTCAAATCTACATATTTGATTATGCCTTTGgttaaaattaacatttatttatttatatttcatttttttatttataccaggaaaacctaacaggtaaccccaatgcgcctttctggccagaaacattgtaaatttgatacaagtattgtaagtattatacaaaatatatgtacatatgtatcaattaacaaatatcaaagtatacataataattaacaCCCACAGCAGGCGCGTAATTACTATGCTGCACGGGCATGCGGTGCATGCGGGCCTTTTAGATGTAGGGGCccaaaatgttttcaaataaaaaaatactaggcatttttcaaataaaaatcttgaaagtcattttaaaattattcaaatgattGCATAATTTGTCACTTTGAAGACGAGGAAAAAGaacattaaattatgtgaattaattaccaatttaattttaataacaataatactAAAGGGGGCCTTTTTCTAACATTTGCAGGCGGATACAATTTTTCTAGCTATGCCACtgccacagagacatttatggtcaaatttgtaaatttgcagcattttatacaatttcacGAGATTCGAGATTactgaaaactcaagatttgctagaaaatgggtaaggttgccaattttttggaacagtttcaatgaaaatcggacaaatttgcaaactccgataggaaacgatcgacctggagtcaaaaaccaaggtgaccactttgttcaaagcattatatgttaaccactattctattctgctggtatttacataaattagatGTCGCAATTTGTTCTCTTATCCTGGGGCAcataccaatttgatggttttgtcGCCCgatttctgttaacttggatttgttcaatttaaaataagctgatctggttgagggattgttcagtttgagatcgtaaatgttctcacatttaattgttcatatttcatcgtttctattatttttattctttactttacaTTAGTTTcatgcttatttttattttcattttgatattaatatttttttgtatcttttaattgttttttcatgtgtacatacatatatcctagcTATAAGTGATGCCTTGCAGTATATCTATAATGTCACTATATGTAGCTTACctgtagtaaaaataaataaatatgaatattgaatttcgGAAAATCGTTTAGGGATAGTTACGACGAGAGTTTCACCAATACCCAATGTATACAGATCTGACATACAGtatttctatatttatattgttctcACGCTTAAGTAGAATCGAGGAGAGGacattttattagtttaaagaatatgtacatatatttgagagTGGCAATATATTTGGGAAGTCCACTtctcttcatttcgagaaatatctcgcaaaacattaaatataatgttttgcttttaacaatatttaaaaatattggtaatacgtttattcgcGTTGTGTGGTATACACAGACGGACGTGTTTACCTACCTTTCTACCGATATGGCCACGATTTGTGCCTGTAGAGTGGTGATTAACGAAGTTCTGGCGTTCATACGCAATAAGATAGACACCCTAGATGAAGTATCACTTGTCCAAATATGCGACTTCTTTACTGAGGATGAAATGATGGTGGCGAGAAACGTGCTCATTTCACTTCTGCCTGATGTGCGAGATACACGACGACAAGGTGATCTAAAAAAGTTAAGATGTATTcaagacattattaaaatgtttaaagaaACAGATGTGTCTGTTCTACCAAATTTTGGCGCTGTCAACCTGCGACGTTTGCCTCCTGTTTCTTTCGATTCGATTGATGTTACATCACTACTGAGTGCCATTCAAGATTTGAAGGAAGAGGTGAGAGTTCTGAAGTCTCAGGGTGGGGCGAATGATATTTCTCTCATTAAGGATGCAATAGCTGAGTTGCGCGAAGATATGAACAAGATCACTTCCGATGTTTCAAATCGCGATTTGAATGCGTCTAACTTGGTGgaagagatattaaaaaaaaccggaaCCTTTGCGGATGCCGTACGTAAGCAGACtaataaaaccaacaaaaataatagccAATCGAAACTACCTCCTGTGCCGAACGCATCGAATAATGTTACATCGAATAATGTAAACAAGCAGAGAGCGTCAACCAGTGGCGGCGCTTCGAAAAATGTTACATCGAACGATGCAAACAATCAGGGAGTGTCAACCAGTGCTGGCGCTCCACTAGCTGAAAATGATAACAacgataatttcaaattagttaaaacgaaaaaaaacattagaCGAAGTGCCAACTTAAGAGGCACTTGCAAGGATTCTGAATTGCAAGCTGTAATTCCAGAATCTGAAATTTACATCTCTAGATTCTCGTTAGAGACGAATGTCGAAATAATTAGtagatatttaaagaaaaaagtaaatttcaaattcaccTTAAAAGAACTACCATCTCGAACAAAATGTGGTTTCAAGTCTTTCATTGTTGCAACTGAAGCCACGAATGCAACAAAACTGCTCGTGCAAGATTTATGGCCGACCGGAATTGTTTTCCGACGTTTccgaaaaaactatattaatggGGGACAAAACAATAACAATCGTCAGCTATAATTGTCGCTCTTTTCGACGTACAGAATCCTACATTTCCAAACTATGTAATGAGGCCGACGTTATTTTGTTACAAGAAACATGGTTTTTAGAATTTGAAACTGTATACTTGAGAAGATTCCATCCATCATTTGAAGGCACTGGTACATCTGCAGTGGACAGCGGTAATGGACCTTTAGTTGGACGTCCCTATGGTGGTGTtggtatattgtacaaaaaaacttttacagtcACCCAAATTGACCTTCATAATCCGAGATTACTTTGCATTAAAATTCAGCAAGGTGATAttgaattgttaattattaatgtatatatgccgACGGCAAAACCAGAAAACTTTGAAGATTTTACTACTTGCTTGGGCATTGTTAATGCCGCTATCGAAGATCATAGTCGCTCGAATTTTATTgtcatgggtgattttaatgctcATCCTGGCTCTTTATTTTGGAACGAACTACTATCCTTCTGTGAAGAAAATCATTTGAGGATTCATGATTATGCGTGTCTTCCAtctgatacatttacatatgttagtgACGCACACGGCTCCTTACGGTGGTTGGATCACTGTATCACATCTGAAGGAATTTTAGGATCCATTCAAGATTTTAAAGTCCACACTGACGTAGTATGGTCAGATCATCGTCCGCTTTTTGTTATAATTGCTTCGAATGGTCTGAATCGTTCGAGACCATATCACAATTATCGTCATCGCGACATTGCAACTTGGATGCCACGCAACCCTTCCGACATAATTGCATATTCACTAGAAGTAATTAACTCTTTGGATCGTATTGTATGTGATAATAATCTTCAAAATTGCAATTTGAGAAAATGCACTGATACTGAGCATAGGACTTCCATTAATTACCTCTATCATTCGATtgtagatgtgttgagaaatgcCGCTTCGACATCATTTTCTTCACCAACGCATCAGTATAATGATAAGAGGTTTAAGGTGGTTCCTGGTTGGAACGATCAGGTAGCGGCACGCTACCTAGATTCGAGGAACTCATTTATAGAATGGGTCGCAGCGGGCCGCCCTTCTACAGGAGAAATTGCCGACCGACGTCGTCATGctaggcatgtttttaaaattgcactGAAGGTATGTCAACGCAACGCTAATCAAAGTATTATGGACAAGATAGCCCTATATCATAGAAATAAAGAATTCAAGCAATTTTGGAATGCTACAAATGCTATTTTAGCAGTAAACAGTACTATCCCGGTACATATTAATGGAATCTACAACCATCGGAGTATTGCCAATATGTTTAGCAAGCATTTCAAAGAGTCGGATTTGATGGGCAGGGCTGATATGGTTATGTCTATCTCAGAAGATTCGTTTTTCGTCATAACTGGCGAAGAAGTTGAAACTGCGTTAAGGTCAATGTCTGGAGGGAAAGCAACTGGTTGGGACAGCATTAGTACGGATCATGTTCTGCATAGTGGTAAGAATTTCTTCATCATATTAGCAAGGCTTTTCAATGTGATGATTTTGCATGAACATGTACCTGAAGAGTTTTCAAGGACGACTATTGTTCCTGTCCTCAAGTCATCAAAGCTTGATGCTTCAGTCATTGACAGCTATCGTCCTATTGCTCTAGCcaccattttatctaaaattctagagaagatattgagttgcagattaagtggctaccttttgtcagctgatgagcagtttggattcaagaagcactcgtcgacggacatggccatctacactttaaaacaggtagtggatttttatacatcgcgaaaaacttccgtatacgcctgttttctagacttatccaaggccttcgatcgagtggatcatgatctactttggtccaaacttttaaaaaggggagctccaagtcaaatcgtgaggtttttagcatcctggcaccggaatcagttcagccatgtacgctgggggaattcatactctgatcccgcttctttgaagtgcggggttagacagggtgggtcaatgtctcctggcttattcaacctttacatggatgaactttcacatcgccttcgacagactggagttggttgccacataggaggaatatgcagtaaccacatcagctatgcggatgacatggtgatcttggcgccttctccgtcagctctgaatcgcctcctggaagtttgctcgagttatgctgcagaacataatatgcggtataatacgagtaaatccatggtattgattttccgatacggtcgaggtcctcatttcgtccccaacattattttagatgggcgtaatcttgaaactgttagggaagtcaagtatctgggacacttgctgacggaggatctatctgatgaccgtgacatcgaaagacaaagaagagccatttgtgtaagggcaaatatgctggctagacgatttttccactccagtgtagaggttaagagacaattatttatgtccttttatACTAGCCtatatactggtgaattatggaccagatacaagcgggagacgatgaggaagataaaggtacaatacaacaactgttaccgtgctcttttcgggttacctaggagctgtagcgcgtcgcaaatgtttgtagaagggcatgtgcctcattttgaagccattctcaggatgagagcggcctctctacgtcttcgtatatttttatcgcctaattgtcttcttgctgctgcatcttctcatttgcattcttcattgtatgttcgatggatggaactgctacaccgaccgccttgaatagacataaaattattattatttattattattagacttatttattattatttatttattataattattattattattatttattattattattatttattatcagtaatatttatatatttacttatgtatttatttatttattttttgttaactatttttcaatactttttttttttttttttttatttttttattatctatatattatttatatgggcgttggggattgcactattctcctcatcgtctggaataaaaaactattattattattattattattattctgcttttccgagatttcggacatatcgaattaaaataagtgctaACAATTTGTGattgaagtcaaacagaaatagcgattttggaactgaatacactgttcgacaaatgacgactttttttggttcagagacaagatatgacttttattatagatttatgcctagtgaacacgaatctggtaataaaaaatggtgattggctcgagattcggagatatgtgttttttaaatcgtacgatttttttaatatcttggtgttgttcggtcgatgtctcaaaatctgtcaattttatgttcaaaatgaatgttgaaatctatagtcgggtattttatctttcattttgtagtacttttcagctttcaaatctctctaagtagtcgtccagttcaaatcaaaagtcaaaagtacgtattttcacttgggagttttttccactgttaatactattttatattgagtattttctattgaaacatgtttattgggataatgttttggccacactattttttattttcgtttaaaaggattaattggaagtgtgctgaatttaaaatcggtaaaattgcgagctaaaaattcGCTACTATTTTTTACTAGTATttgcacgaatctgaattgaattaatagggataatatatttaattgtctgTATATgagaattgaataaaattcatatttcgacttgtggattaataacagaaattctattgataactggcttacctcgataaaataaacgaatcccAATATTAGATATTAGATTTAGAAAATTAACTTTTGAAAATTagacactttcaaatataacggctcatgttcATAAATACTAAACACaacatattaaaagaaaaataatggaaattatGTCTCTTTTTTACGTTGGGCCAAACTCACGGTGCATTCATGATTGAATCGCTCTGTATGGCAAAATTTAGTACAAACATTAACTGATTCAGCCTTTACGATTGACGGTACTATAAGTATACAGCGTCGGACAGATCGGAAGTCACTCGTTTAAATGTAAACACAACGAAGTCTTTCTATATGAACGGTATAAATATTTTCGTTTGTATGAAATACACTACGGCGAGCTAGTCAATGTGCCAAGTTTTCATGAAATGTTTACACACTGTCGAATTGCTTTTAGAAGCTGATTGAAAATGATTGATATAACTTTAACGATCGATAAATTGCTCGATTACCTCGAACTACAGAATccatggtgatttttttttgttttaattcatGTCGATGATTTGTTTTTGAGAATAAAATAACTATCAGAGACAATACACAAAATGACATCATTTTGTGAAGTTTAATTGCAATGAGTATAAATCAAAATGGAAAtgtgttaatatgatttatgctctcttgtttgtttatttgttttaaggaattcagttttctttaattttaaacttaagATTGGAAAATTTGATTTCGTTATTGTTTTAAGATTGATTGATGGATGCCGTATATTGGTTACGACCAATGATTGCCAATATGTGAGttgaatctatgtatttgattaattataaaatacatttcataTGTTAAAACACCCACAGAGTAACTATTataagattaattaatttttcctattttataatgcatattcattgaaataaattgtgttttttaaccctttgagtgctgaccaacgccgatcggcgttttccCGACAAGTCCATGGGACTGAAAAacaccgataggcgttgtatattgagcatgtacaaagtaagcaAGAATACTACTtgctaagcctttaaaggtagtattgaaaaaaaatgcattgaatatgggtcgtgttatccttgtcattcatttgtcaacgtttataaagacatgttttcaccggaatttctgaatttataaccacagcagaattacccgatggaaattcctaactgctgagtatattagattgtggcttggcatttagattgtgagcattatattttaacaacaacgaagaagatggaacaagttttggaaaaatacattcattaatatacttctttcgtttattttatattgttgcaatatatattagttagtctaaacacacttttacaaaactagaaatcctcggcggtatttatctagggtttgtttggatcagctacaat includes:
- the LOC143920852 gene encoding uncharacterized protein LOC143920852 isoform X1, producing MALSSDVTSIESKETGGKRRRSPCRRVSRTSGRSEMSTFLATIISSSVKKSHIWTSDTSSRVSILLRMNARTSLITTLQAQIVAISVESDSDSSHKTMTPRLQLQLHSLGATVSSIVFRPSLHGQLSWRYDQRSRFGGRSAQSARPRLLFVFRVGRVNISVRYRVGSHHRVPISSALIGRRYWKYSFSIRPVRSEEFLVSLRRSQITEPRG
- the LOC143920852 gene encoding uncharacterized protein LOC143920852 isoform X2, with the protein product MSTFLATIISSSVKKSHIWTSDTSSRVSILLRMNARTSLITTLQAQIVAISVESDSDSSHKTMTPRLQLQLHSLGATVSSIVFRPSLHGQLSWRYDQRSRFGGRSAQSARPRLLFVFRVGRVNISVRYRVGSHHRVPISSALIGRRYWKYSFSIRPVRSEEFLVSLRRSQITEPRG